Proteins encoded by one window of Candidatus Omnitrophota bacterium:
- a CDS encoding NAD+ synthase encodes MLKIAIAQMNAVVGDLAGNARMIADYAARARQAKADLVVFPELALCGYPPEDLLFKKHFVANTVKALDALVKKMTGIAAIVGFVDTDGAGRIYNAAAFIVDGALKGVYRKRELPNYGVFDERRYFTPGTDEGIFTLKGVTIAVNICEDIWVNKSVYAVQAKRRPAVMINISSSPYETGKPRVREALLRRRVRETKIPMVYVNMVGGQDELVFDGASMVIAVDGKVAARAKQFSEDLLLTDCTKTAGGVLPLMDENEEIYNALVTGTRDYVRKNGFAKVAVGLSGGIDSALVAIIAVDALGKDNVVGISMPSPFNVKATRADASRLARNLGIEFKEIPIKAVFAAFLKALKGPPGLRPDRAGGHFNGGSPGTAEENLQARIRGNLLMAFSNKFGWLVLTTGNKSEMAVGYCTLYGDMSGGFAVLKDIFKTRVYELARWRNIRSGESIIPKSVVLRAPSAELRPGQTDEQTLGAYADLDRVLSAYVEGHRSVQDIAGTTLPLKYVQKTARLVDSNEYKRRQAPPGVKITSRAFGRDWRLPITNRYRE; translated from the coding sequence ATGTTAAAAATAGCCATCGCCCAGATGAATGCCGTCGTCGGAGACCTTGCGGGCAATGCCCGCATGATCGCCGACTATGCCGCCCGCGCCCGCCAGGCCAAAGCAGACCTGGTCGTTTTTCCTGAACTGGCCCTGTGCGGGTATCCTCCTGAAGACCTGCTTTTTAAGAAACATTTTGTCGCCAACACGGTCAAGGCCCTGGATGCTTTGGTCAAGAAGATGACCGGCATCGCGGCGATCGTCGGTTTTGTGGATACCGACGGGGCGGGCCGGATCTATAATGCCGCCGCGTTCATCGTGGACGGTGCGCTCAAAGGCGTGTACCGCAAACGGGAACTGCCCAATTACGGGGTTTTTGACGAGCGCCGGTATTTTACGCCCGGCACCGACGAGGGGATCTTTACGCTCAAAGGCGTGACCATCGCTGTTAATATTTGCGAGGACATCTGGGTGAATAAAAGCGTGTATGCGGTTCAGGCTAAACGCAGGCCCGCGGTCATGATCAACATTTCCTCTTCGCCTTATGAGACCGGCAAGCCGCGTGTGCGCGAAGCGTTGCTGCGCCGCCGCGTGCGGGAGACCAAAATTCCCATGGTGTATGTGAACATGGTCGGCGGGCAGGATGAATTGGTCTTTGACGGGGCCAGCATGGTCATCGCTGTTGACGGCAAGGTCGCGGCCCGGGCCAAACAGTTCAGTGAAGATCTTTTGCTCACGGATTGCACGAAGACGGCAGGCGGCGTTTTGCCGCTCATGGATGAAAATGAGGAAATATACAATGCCCTGGTTACCGGAACGCGCGATTATGTGCGCAAGAACGGGTTTGCCAAGGTCGCGGTTGGCCTAAGCGGTGGCATTGATTCCGCCCTGGTGGCCATCATCGCCGTGGATGCTTTGGGCAAGGACAATGTCGTCGGGATCTCCATGCCGTCCCCATTTAACGTGAAGGCGACGCGCGCCGACGCGAGCCGGCTGGCGCGTAACCTCGGCATTGAGTTCAAGGAAATTCCCATCAAGGCCGTTTTTGCCGCGTTCCTTAAGGCGCTCAAAGGCCCTCCGGGCCTACGGCCCGATAGGGCCGGAGGCCATTTCAACGGTGGATCACCAGGCACTGCCGAGGAAAACCTGCAGGCGCGCATCCGCGGCAATCTCCTCATGGCATTTTCCAATAAATTCGGATGGCTTGTCCTGACCACCGGCAACAAGAGTGAAATGGCGGTCGGCTATTGTACGCTTTACGGCGACATGTCCGGCGGGTTCGCGGTGCTGAAAGATATTTTCAAGACCAGGGTCTATGAATTGGCGCGTTGGCGTAATATCCGAAGCGGGGAATCGATCATTCCCAAGAGTGTTGTCCTGCGCGCCCCGTCGGCGGAGTTAAGGCCGGGTCAAACTGATGAACAAACCCTGGGTGCTTACGCGGACCTGGACCGCGTGCTGTCCGCTTATGTGGAGGGCCACCGGTCGGTCCAGGATATTGCCGGCACGACCCTACCCTTAAAATATGTTCAAAAGACGGCGCGGCTCGTGGACAGCAACGAGTATAAGCGCCGCCAAGCCCCGCCCGGGGTGAAGATTACCTCTCGCGCCTTCGGCAGGGACTGGCGCCTGCCCATCACCAACCGCTACAGGGAATAA
- a CDS encoding glutamate synthase subunit beta, whose amino-acid sequence MGDIKGFMKHGRQEYKKEPVTQRVKHFKEFIDLPAEKDLRVQGGRCMDCGVPFCQSGCPIGNIIPDWNDLVFRDRWDEAIERLHKTNNFPEFTGRICPAPCENACVLGINAPAVTIKNIELAIVEHAYNKGWIKPQPPKHRTGMKVAVIGSGPAGLACADQLNKKGHKVVVYEKNEVIGGLLTLGIPDFKLEKWIVERRVNRMAAEGVAFKTGQYIGVNVNAKELAAQYDAIVLCGGAESPRELPIPGRELEGVYQAMYFLPQQNLRNNNYPIDGYMARYAENILQVRPHDQGPVTAKGKKVVILGGGDTGSDCLGTVNRQGAASVHQFELMPKPPEQRAMDNPWPNWAFILRTSTSHEEGVVRDYSIMTKRLSGVDGKLKKLHGVRLQWTKDPATGPAVGGAGKMIMQEIPGSGFDMDCDMLLLAMGFTGPVKKGMLEELGVVLDARGNVTADADKMTNVPGIFTAGDMTRGQSLVVWAIQEGRAAAEGAHRYLAAKAVKK is encoded by the coding sequence ATGGGTGACATCAAAGGGTTCATGAAACATGGCCGGCAGGAATACAAAAAAGAGCCGGTGACCCAGCGCGTCAAACATTTTAAGGAATTCATTGACCTGCCCGCCGAGAAAGACCTGCGCGTCCAGGGCGGGCGGTGCATGGATTGCGGCGTGCCGTTCTGCCAGAGCGGCTGTCCCATCGGCAACATCATCCCCGACTGGAACGACCTTGTTTTCCGTGACCGCTGGGATGAGGCCATTGAGCGCCTGCATAAGACCAATAATTTTCCGGAATTCACCGGACGCATCTGTCCGGCGCCCTGCGAGAACGCCTGCGTCCTGGGGATCAATGCCCCGGCCGTGACCATCAAGAACATTGAGCTGGCCATCGTTGAGCACGCGTATAACAAGGGATGGATCAAGCCCCAGCCCCCTAAGCACCGCACCGGCATGAAGGTCGCGGTCATCGGCTCGGGCCCGGCGGGACTGGCCTGCGCGGACCAACTCAATAAAAAAGGACACAAGGTCGTTGTCTATGAAAAAAACGAGGTCATCGGCGGACTTTTGACGCTGGGGATCCCTGATTTTAAACTGGAAAAATGGATCGTTGAACGGCGCGTCAACCGCATGGCCGCGGAAGGGGTCGCCTTCAAGACCGGCCAATACATCGGGGTCAATGTCAACGCCAAAGAATTGGCCGCCCAATACGATGCCATTGTTTTGTGCGGCGGCGCGGAAAGTCCCCGCGAATTGCCCATCCCGGGCCGCGAGCTGGAAGGCGTGTATCAGGCCATGTATTTTCTGCCCCAGCAGAATTTGCGCAACAACAATTATCCTATCGACGGGTACATGGCCAGGTACGCGGAGAATATTTTGCAGGTCCGGCCGCACGATCAGGGACCCGTGACAGCCAAGGGTAAAAAAGTGGTGATCTTAGGCGGCGGGGACACGGGCTCCGACTGCTTGGGCACGGTCAACCGCCAGGGCGCGGCATCCGTGCATCAATTTGAACTGATGCCTAAACCGCCGGAGCAGCGCGCGATGGACAATCCCTGGCCCAACTGGGCGTTCATCCTGCGCACGTCCACGTCGCACGAGGAAGGCGTTGTCCGCGATTATTCGATCATGACCAAACGTTTGAGCGGCGTCGACGGCAAATTAAAGAAATTGCACGGCGTGCGCCTGCAGTGGACCAAAGACCCGGCCACGGGCCCCGCCGTAGGCGGGGCAGGCAAAATGATCATGCAGGAGATCCCCGGATCGGGATTTGACATGGATTGCGACATGCTTTTGCTGGCCATGGGTTTTACGGGGCCTGTCAAAAAAGGCATGCTGGAAGAGTTGGGTGTTGTTTTGGACGCCAGAGGCAATGTCACTGCCGACGCCGACAAGATGACCAATGTTCCCGGTATTTTTACCGCGGGGGACATGACCCGCGGCCAGTCGCTGGTCGTGTGGGCCATCCAGGAAGGACGCGCCGCTGCCGAAGGGGCGCACCGTTATCTGGCGGCCAAGGCGGTGAAGAAATGA
- a CDS encoding AAA family ATPase has protein sequence MKRKITIKLLQWKNSGRRQPLLMYGARQVGKTYVIDEFGRNNYENIIYVNLETNLTVAADFNNDISPQHIINCLEMFYKQKIVPGKTLIFFDEIQSCERVLTSLKYFCESAPEYHIIAAGSLLGVALNREKYSFPVGKVDLLHMYPLDMEEFLWAMGREPLANEIRACYADNRPLSSMLHDAGLSLYKEYLIVGGMPAVINEYCKSHRLLDAANVQSLIVDTYIADMAKYATPGETTKIMAAFQSIPAQLAKDNRKFQYKVVQRGGSASIFGASIDWLCAAGLVIKCNKVERGQSPLAVHQDFSSFKLYMGDVGLLTLKSGMSTHNILTPIESNNTFIGAIAENYVADQLRVNWNDLYYWDSAHTAEIDFIIQDRDKIIPVEVKASAHTKSRSLSVYKKMYSPPYAIRISARNFGFENNIKSVPLYAVFCIEGTTHAQTAGN, from the coding sequence ATGAAACGAAAAATCACTATAAAATTACTTCAATGGAAGAATAGCGGCCGGCGTCAGCCTTTGCTCATGTATGGGGCAAGACAGGTGGGCAAGACCTATGTTATTGATGAGTTCGGCCGGAACAATTATGAGAATATCATTTATGTTAATCTTGAAACGAATTTGACCGTTGCCGCGGATTTCAATAATGATATTTCACCGCAACACATTATCAATTGTTTGGAAATGTTTTATAAACAAAAAATAGTCCCCGGGAAAACGCTTATTTTTTTTGATGAGATCCAATCGTGCGAGCGGGTGTTGACCTCTTTAAAGTATTTCTGTGAGAGCGCCCCCGAATATCATATTATCGCGGCAGGAAGCCTTTTGGGCGTCGCGCTTAACCGGGAGAAATATTCTTTTCCTGTCGGGAAGGTTGACCTGCTGCATATGTATCCGTTGGACATGGAAGAATTCTTATGGGCAATGGGCAGAGAGCCGTTGGCAAACGAAATACGCGCTTGTTACGCGGATAACAGGCCGTTGTCCTCCATGCTTCATGACGCGGGCTTAAGTTTGTATAAGGAGTATTTAATTGTCGGGGGGATGCCGGCCGTTATCAATGAGTATTGCAAGAGCCATCGGTTATTGGACGCGGCCAATGTGCAATCGCTGATCGTTGACACCTATATAGCGGATATGGCAAAATATGCTACTCCTGGGGAAACGACAAAAATAATGGCGGCGTTCCAATCCATACCGGCCCAGTTGGCCAAGGATAACAGGAAATTCCAATACAAGGTTGTTCAGCGCGGCGGTTCTGCTTCGATATTTGGAGCATCGATCGACTGGTTGTGCGCCGCCGGGCTGGTCATTAAATGCAACAAGGTTGAACGCGGGCAATCGCCGCTGGCGGTCCATCAGGATTTTTCAAGCTTTAAATTGTATATGGGGGATGTCGGGTTGTTGACCTTAAAGTCGGGGATGTCGACGCACAATATTTTAACACCCATTGAAAGCAACAATACTTTTATAGGCGCGATCGCTGAGAATTATGTGGCGGACCAGTTGCGGGTCAATTGGAACGATCTTTATTATTGGGATTCCGCCCATACTGCCGAAATAGATTTTATTATTCAAGATCGAGACAAGATCATTCCTGTGGAAGTCAAAGCCAGCGCGCACACTAAGTCCAGGAGTTTGTCGGTGTATAAGAAAATGTATTCCCCGCCTTACGCGATAAGGATATCGGCAAGGAATTTTGGGTTCGAGAATAATATAAAATCTGTGCCGCTGTACGCGGTGTTTTGCATCGAAGGAACAACGCACGCGCAGACAGCGGGAAATTAG
- a CDS encoding glycosyltransferase family 2 protein, with amino-acid sequence MTLSIIIPAYNEAVTIGAVLEKVLAVPLPGGLTREIIVVNDGSTDGTEQALKSWAGHSPITIIHQANQGKAGAIRTGMKQASGDILLIQDADLEYDPAQYPGLLQPILEDRAQVVYGSRFLGNIQNMSRIDRFANNVSNTMFRWLYGAVITDINTCYKAFTRKALEGITMNARNFAFETEITVKFIQKGLFIKEVPIHYAARTRQEGKKIRWGTALQMFWPILYQRFNFNCILGRKS; translated from the coding sequence GTGACGCTTTCCATCATCATCCCGGCCTATAACGAGGCCGTCACCATCGGCGCTGTCCTTGAAAAAGTCCTGGCTGTGCCTTTGCCCGGCGGTTTGACTCGCGAGATCATTGTGGTCAATGACGGATCCACCGACGGGACAGAGCAGGCGCTGAAAAGTTGGGCCGGCCACTCACCTATCACGATCATCCATCAGGCCAATCAGGGCAAGGCCGGGGCCATCAGGACGGGAATGAAGCAGGCGTCCGGCGATATTTTGCTCATCCAGGACGCGGATCTGGAATATGATCCCGCGCAGTATCCCGGGCTTTTGCAACCGATCCTTGAAGACCGGGCCCAGGTGGTCTATGGCTCACGATTTTTGGGCAATATCCAGAACATGTCCCGGATCGATCGCTTCGCCAATAACGTTTCCAATACCATGTTCCGTTGGCTTTACGGGGCAGTGATCACCGACATCAACACCTGTTACAAGGCGTTCACCCGCAAAGCCCTGGAAGGCATTACCATGAATGCCCGCAATTTTGCCTTTGAGACCGAGATCACGGTCAAATTCATCCAAAAAGGCCTCTTCATCAAGGAGGTCCCCATCCATTACGCGGCCCGCACCCGCCAAGAAGGCAAGAAGATCCGCTGGGGCACGGCATTGCAAATGTTCTGGCCCATCCTGTACCAGCGCTTCAATTTTAATTGTATTTTAGGTAGAAAAAGTTAA
- the gltB gene encoding glutamate synthase large subunit → MSLPPKQGLYDPQNEHDSCGVGFIVNIKGRKTHDIIRSGIQILENLTHRGACGCDPETGDGAGIMIQMPDAFLRKEMAKKDITLPPAGDYSAGLVFLPPNSEDRNTIEGWTEHIIHEEGQKLLGWREVPHDSTKIGRVARSVEPVFKQLFIARGRKTKAEDFDRKLYVIRKRLWNKVYYSTLPQKNYYYFCSLNSHTLVYKGQLMSEQLDRFFLDLADPLMTSAIALIHSRYSTNTFPSWALAHPYRMIAHNGEINTLRGNINWIHAREKQFVSRAFGDDLEKVLSIVVPHGSDTATFDNVLEMLVLSGRSLPHAVMMMIPEAWSAHQDMDPKKRAFYEYHSCLMEPWDGPASIAFSDGRYVGAVLDRNGLRPSRYIVTTDDLVIMASEAGVLPVAAETIITKGRLQPGKMFLVDTKEGRIIDDKEIKDQAASRQPYGQWLKDNIVDLRTLPQPKKVHGLNTKTLLERQRAFGYTLEDIKIILMPMALLGEEATGSMGADTPLAVLSDRPQLLYSYFKQLFAQVTNPPTDAIREEIIMAEDMMLGAEGNLLDETPAHCHRLWIQRPTLTNEELEKIAHVNTGNLKSAVLPIVFKKEDGAKGMEAALETLFAKADEGIAAGISIFVLSDRTMNAKNAPIPALLACAGLHHHLVRRGTRTRASIVVETGEAREMHHFAALIGYGANAVNPYLAFETIEALIDGEKLEEKIAWKDAEKNFLKACHKGLYKIISKMGISTIQSYCGAQIFEAVGLGDDLVEKYFTATPSRIGGIGIAVVAQEVLKRHAQGYPVFPGEDHMLEEGGDYYWRQEGEFHQLNPQTIALLQHSTKSGDYRVFKQYAKTINEQNRGLANIRGLLKFKTGHPISIDEVEPASAIVQRFATGAMSYGSISKEAHETLAIAMNRLGGFSNTGEGGEDPERFKKEPNGDSKRSRIKQVAQGRFGATIEYLVNADQLQIKMAQGAKPGEGGQLPGHKVSKEIAKTRYTMPGVGLISPPPHHDIYSIEDLAQLIHDLKNANPQAMISVKLVAEVGVGTVAAGVSKGKADHVLISGFEGGTGASPQTSIKHGGLPMELGIAETQQVLVMNDLRGRIRVQTDGQLKTGRDVVIAAMLGADEFGFSTAALVTLGCILLRKCHLNTCSVGIATQDPELRKKFEGKPEYVMNFFTFIAEEAREIMAELGVRKFEDLVGRVDMLDARDTIDHWKAKGVDLTNILHKPDVPKGTAIRHTGTQDHGLEKALDNTLIERCKDAIENKTPVRLANPIKNTNRTVGTMLSSVIARKYGLAGLPDDTIQIKFEGSAGQSFGAFLAHGVSLTLEGEANDYTGKGLSGGRIVIFPPKGAKFVPEQNIIVGNVVLYGAIMGTMFLRGLAGERFAVRNSGADAVVEGVGDHGCEYMTGGRVVVLGPTGRNFAAGMSGGIAYVWDKDHAFGKNCNTGMVDLLPVEEEQDIAELKNLIERHLNHTGSAVAEGVLKGWEGILPQFVKVFPRDYRRVLEEAANG, encoded by the coding sequence ATGTCTTTACCGCCCAAACAGGGACTCTACGATCCGCAAAATGAGCACGACAGCTGCGGGGTCGGTTTTATTGTTAATATCAAGGGCCGCAAGACCCATGATATTATCCGTTCCGGCATCCAGATCCTGGAAAATTTGACCCATCGCGGGGCCTGCGGCTGTGATCCCGAAACCGGGGACGGTGCGGGCATCATGATCCAGATGCCCGATGCTTTTTTGCGCAAGGAAATGGCTAAAAAAGACATCACCCTGCCGCCCGCGGGCGATTACAGCGCCGGGCTTGTTTTTTTGCCGCCCAACTCGGAAGACCGCAACACCATTGAAGGGTGGACCGAGCATATCATCCATGAAGAAGGCCAGAAACTTTTGGGCTGGCGCGAAGTGCCGCATGACTCAACAAAGATCGGGCGCGTGGCCCGTTCCGTCGAGCCGGTATTCAAACAATTGTTCATCGCCCGCGGCAGGAAGACCAAGGCGGAGGATTTTGACCGCAAACTTTACGTCATCCGCAAACGGCTGTGGAACAAGGTCTATTATTCCACACTGCCCCAGAAAAATTATTACTATTTCTGCAGTTTGAACAGCCATACCCTGGTGTACAAAGGCCAGCTCATGTCCGAGCAGCTGGACCGCTTTTTCCTGGACCTGGCTGACCCGCTGATGACTTCCGCCATCGCGCTCATCCACTCGCGCTATTCAACCAATACGTTCCCCAGCTGGGCTTTGGCGCATCCCTACCGGATGATCGCCCATAACGGGGAGATCAACACCCTGCGCGGCAACATCAACTGGATCCATGCCCGCGAAAAGCAATTTGTTTCCAGGGCTTTCGGCGACGATCTGGAAAAGGTCCTGTCCATTGTGGTGCCGCATGGTTCGGACACCGCCACGTTTGACAATGTGCTGGAGATGCTCGTCTTGTCCGGCCGTTCTTTGCCGCACGCGGTCATGATGATGATCCCGGAAGCGTGGAGCGCCCACCAGGACATGGACCCCAAAAAGCGCGCGTTCTACGAATACCATTCCTGTCTGATGGAACCGTGGGACGGGCCGGCTTCCATCGCGTTTTCCGACGGGCGCTACGTCGGTGCGGTGCTGGACCGCAACGGCCTGCGCCCGTCACGTTATATCGTCACCACCGACGACCTTGTCATCATGGCTTCCGAAGCGGGTGTTTTGCCGGTCGCGGCAGAGACGATCATCACCAAGGGCCGTTTGCAGCCGGGCAAGATGTTTTTGGTGGATACTAAAGAAGGTCGCATCATTGACGACAAAGAGATCAAGGACCAGGCCGCGTCCCGCCAGCCGTACGGACAATGGCTCAAGGACAATATCGTTGATCTGCGCACACTGCCTCAACCCAAAAAAGTCCATGGCCTTAACACCAAGACGCTCCTTGAACGCCAGCGCGCCTTCGGCTATACGCTGGAAGACATTAAAATAATTTTGATGCCTATGGCTTTGTTGGGGGAAGAGGCCACAGGGTCCATGGGCGCGGACACGCCTTTGGCCGTGCTCTCCGACCGGCCGCAATTGCTATACAGTTATTTTAAACAGTTGTTCGCACAGGTCACCAACCCGCCCACCGACGCCATCCGTGAAGAGATCATCATGGCCGAGGACATGATGCTGGGGGCCGAGGGCAATTTACTCGACGAGACACCGGCCCATTGTCATCGCCTGTGGATCCAGCGGCCGACCCTGACCAACGAAGAGCTGGAAAAGATCGCCCATGTCAATACCGGCAATCTCAAAAGCGCTGTCCTGCCCATTGTTTTTAAGAAAGAAGACGGGGCCAAGGGCATGGAGGCCGCGCTGGAGACCTTGTTCGCAAAAGCGGACGAAGGCATTGCCGCGGGCATCAGCATTTTTGTCCTTTCCGACCGGACGATGAACGCGAAGAACGCGCCCATACCGGCTTTGCTGGCTTGCGCGGGGCTGCACCATCATTTGGTTCGCCGGGGCACGCGCACCAGGGCCAGCATCGTCGTCGAGACCGGCGAGGCGAGGGAAATGCACCACTTCGCAGCCCTGATCGGTTACGGGGCCAATGCCGTCAATCCGTATCTGGCTTTTGAGACCATTGAGGCGCTCATCGACGGGGAAAAACTTGAGGAAAAGATCGCTTGGAAGGACGCCGAGAAGAATTTCCTCAAGGCCTGCCATAAAGGACTGTATAAAATTATTTCCAAGATGGGCATCTCCACCATCCAGTCCTATTGCGGGGCCCAGATCTTTGAGGCCGTGGGGCTGGGGGACGATTTGGTGGAGAAATATTTTACCGCGACCCCCTCGAGGATCGGCGGCATCGGCATTGCCGTTGTCGCCCAGGAGGTCTTAAAACGCCATGCCCAGGGGTATCCTGTTTTTCCAGGCGAAGACCATATGCTTGAGGAGGGCGGGGATTATTACTGGCGTCAGGAAGGGGAATTCCACCAGCTCAACCCGCAGACGATCGCGCTTTTGCAGCATTCAACCAAAAGCGGCGATTACAGGGTCTTTAAGCAATACGCCAAAACGATCAATGAGCAAAACAGGGGCCTGGCCAATATCCGCGGGCTTTTGAAATTTAAGACCGGCCATCCCATCTCCATCGACGAGGTTGAACCGGCCTCCGCCATTGTCCAGCGTTTCGCGACCGGGGCCATGAGTTACGGGTCCATTTCCAAGGAAGCGCATGAAACGCTGGCCATTGCCATGAACCGTCTGGGCGGTTTTTCCAACACCGGCGAAGGCGGGGAAGACCCTGAACGTTTCAAGAAAGAACCTAACGGCGACAGCAAGCGCAGCCGCATCAAGCAGGTGGCGCAGGGCCGTTTCGGGGCCACCATTGAATATCTGGTCAACGCGGACCAATTGCAGATCAAGATGGCGCAGGGCGCCAAGCCCGGCGAGGGCGGCCAATTGCCCGGGCACAAGGTTTCCAAAGAGATCGCCAAGACACGCTACACCATGCCGGGGGTGGGGCTTATCTCCCCGCCGCCGCATCACGACATTTATTCCATTGAGGATCTGGCCCAGCTGATCCATGACCTTAAAAATGCCAATCCGCAGGCCATGATCAGCGTCAAATTGGTCGCCGAGGTCGGGGTGGGCACTGTTGCCGCTGGCGTGTCCAAAGGCAAGGCGGACCACGTGCTCATTTCCGGGTTTGAGGGCGGCACCGGCGCGTCTCCGCAAACGTCCATCAAACACGGCGGCCTGCCGATGGAATTGGGCATTGCCGAGACCCAGCAGGTTTTGGTCATGAACGATCTGCGCGGCCGCATCCGCGTGCAGACCGACGGGCAGTTGAAGACCGGCAGGGACGTTGTCATCGCCGCCATGCTTGGCGCCGACGAATTCGGGTTTTCCACGGCCGCACTGGTGACCCTGGGGTGCATCCTGTTGCGCAAATGCCATTTGAACACCTGTTCCGTCGGTATCGCGACCCAGGATCCCGAGTTAAGAAAGAAATTTGAAGGCAAGCCGGAATACGTGATGAACTTTTTCACATTCATCGCCGAGGAAGCGCGCGAGATCATGGCGGAATTGGGTGTTCGGAAATTTGAGGACTTAGTCGGCCGCGTGGACATGCTGGACGCCAGGGACACCATTGACCATTGGAAGGCCAAAGGTGTTGACCTGACCAACATTTTGCACAAACCCGACGTTCCCAAGGGCACGGCCATCCGTCACACGGGCACCCAGGACCATGGTTTGGAAAAGGCATTGGACAACACCCTGATCGAACGCTGTAAGGACGCCATTGAAAACAAGACGCCCGTGCGCTTGGCGAACCCCATCAAGAACACCAACCGCACGGTGGGGACCATGTTGTCATCGGTCATCGCCCGCAAATACGGTTTGGCGGGGTTACCGGACGATACCATCCAGATCAAATTTGAGGGGTCGGCGGGCCAGAGTTTCGGCGCGTTTTTAGCGCACGGGGTTTCTTTGACCCTGGAAGGCGAGGCCAATGATTATACGGGCAAAGGCCTTTCCGGCGGACGGATCGTCATTTTTCCCCCGAAGGGGGCCAAGTTCGTTCCGGAGCAGAACATCATCGTCGGCAATGTCGTGCTGTACGGTGCGATCATGGGCACCATGTTCCTGCGCGGCCTGGCCGGCGAGCGTTTTGCCGTGCGCAACTCCGGCGCCGATGCCGTTGTTGAGGGTGTGGGCGATCACGGGTGCGAGTATATGACCGGCGGCAGGGTCGTTGTGTTGGGCCCGACGGGCAGGAATTTTGCCGCGGGCATGAGCGGCGGCATTGCCTATGTCTGGGACAAGGACCATGCGTTTGGGAAAAACTGCAACACAGGCATGGTGGACCTGCTTCCCGTCGAGGAAGAGCAAGACATCGCCGAACTTAAAAATTTGATCGAGCGGCATTTGAACCATACCGGCAGTGCGGTGGCAGAAGGGGTCCTGAAAGGTTGGGAGGGCATTTTGCCGCAGTTCGTCAAGGTGTTCCCGCGCGATTACCGCCGGGTCCTGGAAGAGGCCGCCAATGGGTGA